A stretch of the Aphis gossypii isolate Hap1 chromosome 2, ASM2018417v2, whole genome shotgun sequence genome encodes the following:
- the LOC114127040 gene encoding calsyntenin-1 → MSYKTSTSVAVAVAFVALFVPFVSCFSTPDEILPKLVIDDKLSGYHGLVRENETLVEVVPEIYAIGDVCNFNIVNKHHGEAPFEIILRPNGYAELRARKTLNCEKRKTYKFEIAAVSCSGLISDNVTVHITVVDINEYAPVFLDASYVKDVDEGQLFEEIIRVEATDRDCTPRFGDICKYDILNDDQPFTINNEGSIRNTEPLDYDRSHNYILSVVAYDCGMKQSAPVMVTIKVNRICKLGWKNIPEEIDYYPTSGRKDLFPNAQLRLCDDPCHVKNVNAKLTLATSHIGKGCDRDTYSVQSQRKLCGASEESVELLPANHVPLSAGNAIKHDEGRESDQMYEFDGSSTAVAIPNDVLDHGLSSAFTISTWMKHKPMPHQDKHVKEHILCSADDHKMNRHHYAWFVRNCRLILLLRRDFSQGDLNIFRPAEWRWKIPQVCDNEWHHYAVSVQFPNVQLYIDGVLFKSENKNPEVIDDWPLHPTKGINTTLTVGACWQGSENKMKHHLRGYLAGLSVLLHQLEKPEVLACLHKCKESLEVPAMELLEPGMELLTNSELTELSIEGDNKTNLEVLVKKIGYSNSRDYPTPGRRNLHLTTSLICDGGREVKMPPAESYIMVHRPQQPNIIINGTNTVPREYHEFRQGVQVFPDLAISIEPESYDYESKNPELTNVLERRIDSCIISVYPSLNPDHETLTIPADMLAKFGISAKVSKDGVAFNNADIVFHYQEALRDVHYTNFKPAYYLNRQFKLVCSEMNGRFLSNEYIQTLTVVHPKSPTISYTTTTTVPTTALPAASLVEENDAEPKPAHAQVVQHSVESKQAQTIFGNYLEGSIDERAQAIVTGGGHAVTIIIVVCVGFLVLMITLGIVRIKAAHQKASQDEVQDTEMAWDDSALNITINPMEQLECDGSGPAGGALSAGKHRHAENDDDSSDDNMSYDYDDSSDDGGGNEEDDGLHRGCAPRLEWDHSTMSI, encoded by the exons atcatTCTTCGTCCAAATGGTTATGCTGAACTTCGAGCtcgtaaaactttaaattgtgAGAAACGTAAAACatataagtttgaaattgCTGCAGTTTCATGTTCTGGTCTGATATCTGATAA tgttactGTGCATATTACTGTGGTTGACATCAATGAATATGCTCCAGTATTCTTAGATGCATCTTATGTTAAAGATGTTGATGAAGGTCAGTTGTTTGAAGAGATAATTCGAGTAGAAGCCACAGACCGTGATTGTACTCCACGTTTTGGTGACATCTGCAAGTATGACATACTTAATGATGATCAACCTTTCACTATTAACAATGAAG GAAGTATCAGAAATACAGAACCATTAGATTATGACCGCAGtcataattacatattgtCAGTTGTTGCTTATGACTGTGGCATGAAGCAGTCTGCTCCTGTTATGGTCACTATTAAGGTGAATCGAATTTGCAAACTGGGTTGGAAAA atatcCCAGAAGAAATTGATTACTATCCTACTTCGGGCCGTAAAGATTTGTTTCCTAATGCACAGTTAAGATTATGTGATGATCCATGCCatgtgaaaaatgttaatgctAAACTGACTCTAGCAACATCACATATTGGTAAAGGTTGTGACCGTGATACATATTCTGTTCAAAGCCAAAGAAAACTATGTG GAGCAAGTGAAGAAAGTGTAGAACTTTTACCCGCCAACCATGTACCCTTATCTGCTGGAAATGCAATTAAACACGATGAAGGTCGTGAATCTGATCAGATGTATGAGTTTGATGGTAGTAGTACCGCTGTTGCTATACCCAATGATGTTCTTGACCACGGATTATCATCGGCATTTACTATTTCAACATGGATGAAACATAAGCCTATGCCACACCAAGATAAGCATGTTaaagaacatattttatgttctgCTGATGACCACa AAATGAATCGTCATCATTATGCTTGGTTTGTACGTAATTGTCgtcttattttacttttgagaCGTGATTTTTCGCAAGGAGATCTGAATATCTTTAGGCCAGCTGAATGGAGATGGAAAATTCCACag gtgTGCGACAATGAATGGCATCACTATGCTGTATCAGTACAATTCCCCAATGTTCAGTTATACATTGATGGAGTTCTTTTTAAATCTGAAAACAAAAACCCTGAAGTTATTGATGATTGGCCTTTACACCCAACTAAGGGTATTAATACTACTTTGACTGTTGGAGCCTGTTGgcaag gttcggaaaataaaatgaaacatcATCTTCGAGGATATTTGGCAGGCTTATCAGTACTTTTGCATCAACTAGAAAAACCTGAGGTACTCGCATGTTTACATAAATGTAAAGAAAGTCTAGAAGTTCCTGCAATGGAGTTGTTGGAACCTGGAATGGAACTGCTAACTAACAGTG agttaACTGAATTATCAATTGAGGGCGATAACAAGACAAATTTGGAAGTCTTAGTAAAGAAAATTGGTTATTCTAACAGTCGTGACTATCCAACTCCTGGTAGACGTAATCTTCACTTAACTACATCTCTTAT ttgtgATGGTGGTCGTGAAGTGAAGATGCCTCCAGCTGAAAGTTATATAATGGTTCATCGACCTCAacaacctaatattataattaatggtaCTAATACAGTACCTAGGGAATACCATGAATTTAGACAAGGCGTACAAGTTTTCCCTGATCTTGCCATTAGCATTGAACCGGAAAGTTATGATTATGAATCTAAAAACC ctgaATTGACAAATGTATTAGAGCGTCGCATTGATTCCTGTATAATTTCTGTTTATCCTTCATTGAATCCTGATCATGAGACATTAACCATCCCTGCTGATATGTTGGCTAAATTCGGAATTTCAGCTAAAGTTTCTAAGGATGGAGTAGCTTTCAACAATGCTGATATTGTATTCCATTATCAAGAAGCTCTACGTGATGTACATTACACCAACTTCAAGCCTGCATATTACTTAAATCGTCAATTCAAATTAGTGTGTTCAGAAATGAATGGAAGGTTTTTGAGCAATGAATACATACAAACT ttgacTGTAGTCCATCCTAAATCTCCAACCATCTCTTACACTACTACTACAACAGTTCCGACAACTGCTCTGCCTGCTGCTTCATTAGTAGAAGAAAATGATGCTGAACCAAAACCAGCTCATGCTCAAGTTGTTCAACATTCTGTAGAATCAAAGCAAGCACAAACCATTTTTGGAAATTACTTGGAGGGATCTATTGATGAACGTGCACAAGCTATTGTCACTGGCGGTGGACATGCTGTTACAATTATCATTGTAGTGTGTGTtggatttttagttttaatgatTACATTAGGAATTGTACGTATTAAGGCTGCCCACCAAAAAGCATCACAAGATGAAGTCCAGGACACAGAAATGGCTTGGGACGACTCAGCTCTTAACATAACCATAAATCCTATGGAG CAATTGGAGTGTGATGGCAGTGGACCAGCAGGTGGTGCATTATCAGCTGGCAAACATAGGCATGCTGAAAATGATGACGATTCTTCTGATGACAATATGAGTTATGATTATGACGATAGCTCAGATGATGGTGGTGGCAACGAAGAAGATGATGGTTTACACAGAGGCTGTGCACCTCGTTTAGAATGGGATCATTCTACCATGTCTATCTAG